A window of the Streptomyces sp. NBC_00250 genome harbors these coding sequences:
- a CDS encoding YdbC family protein yields MLVKWIRCTVMDRRGFERGQRKWAGLLGEPGFRGQGGGWSRARPDVAHIFAFWESRAFYDSFMARSHDRLAASQMGTYKDIQVKLFDHRFDVKTGFEPRFSDADVARVAHCRVHEDRAEHFALMQEKVWNPAMAGSPGMLRGLFGEAPGSEFLVLSMWQSAAEHGKYRVERIERLGLRARTAADVAALAGDVVQLEASWTV; encoded by the coding sequence GTGCTGGTCAAGTGGATTCGCTGCACCGTGATGGACCGTCGAGGGTTCGAGCGGGGGCAGCGGAAATGGGCGGGGCTGCTCGGTGAGCCGGGATTCCGGGGCCAGGGCGGAGGGTGGAGCCGGGCTCGGCCGGACGTCGCCCATATCTTCGCGTTCTGGGAGAGCCGGGCTTTCTACGACTCGTTCATGGCACGCTCGCACGATCGCCTTGCGGCGTCCCAGATGGGTACCTACAAGGACATCCAGGTCAAGTTGTTCGACCACCGCTTCGACGTGAAGACGGGGTTCGAGCCGCGGTTCTCCGACGCCGACGTGGCCCGGGTGGCGCACTGTCGTGTCCACGAGGACCGCGCCGAGCACTTCGCGCTCATGCAGGAGAAGGTGTGGAACCCGGCGATGGCCGGGTCCCCCGGCATGCTGCGCGGTCTGTTCGGCGAGGCACCCGGCAGTGAGTTCCTGGTCCTGTCGATGTGGCAGTCCGCCGCGGAGCACGGCAAGTACCGGGTGGAGCGGATCGAGCGGCTCGGGCTGCGGGCCAGAACCGCGGCCGATGTGGCGGCGCTGGCCGGGGACGTGGTGCAGCTCGAGGCGTCCTGGACGGTCTGA
- the nrdR gene encoding transcriptional regulator NrdR, with protein sequence MHCPFCRHPDSRVVDSRTTDDGTSIRRRRQCPDCSRRFTTVETCSLMVVKRSGVTEPFSRTKVISGVRKACQGRPVTEDALAKLGQRVEEAVRATGSAELTTHDVGLAILGPLQELDLVAYLRFASVYKAFDSLEDFEAAIAELRVRPPAENRGTGATPEVPVPATAAD encoded by the coding sequence ATGCACTGCCCCTTCTGCAGGCACCCCGACAGCCGTGTCGTCGACAGTCGCACCACCGACGACGGGACGTCGATCCGACGCCGCCGCCAGTGCCCCGACTGCTCCCGTCGTTTCACGACGGTGGAGACGTGCTCGCTCATGGTGGTGAAGCGGTCCGGTGTCACCGAGCCCTTCAGCCGTACCAAGGTCATCTCCGGCGTACGCAAGGCGTGCCAGGGGCGACCGGTCACCGAGGACGCCCTCGCCAAGCTCGGCCAGCGGGTCGAGGAGGCGGTGCGCGCCACCGGCAGCGCCGAGCTGACCACTCACGACGTGGGTCTGGCCATTCTCGGCCCGTTGCAGGAGCTCGACCTCGTCGCGTACCTGCGCTTCGCGTCCGTGTACAAGGCTTTCGACAGCCTCGAAGACTTCGAGGCCGCCATCGCGGAACTCCGCGTGCGGCCTCCCGCTGAGAACCGCGGGACCGGTGCGACCCCTGAGGTCCCCGTTCCCGCCACCGCCGCCGACTGA
- a CDS encoding ATP-dependent DNA helicase has product MTKPSLPDLLHAAVSAVGGTERPGQVTMAEAVAEAIDDNSHLLVQAGTGTGKSLGYLVPALAQGERVVVATATLALQRQLVERDLPRTVDALHPQLRRRPQFAMLKGRSNYLCLHRLHEGVPQDEEDGLFDPFEAAAPTSKLGQDLMRLRDWSDETETGDRDDLTPGVSDKAWAQVSVSSRECLGASKCAYGPECFAEAARERAKLADVVVTNHALLAIDAIEGAPVLPQHEVLIVDEAHELVSRVTGVATGELTPGQVNRAVRRSAKLVDEKVADQLQTAAEGFERVMELALPGRLEEIPEDLAYALMALRDAARAVITALGSTRDRSVQDEDAVRKQAMASVETVHGVAERITQGSEYDVVWYERHDRFGASVRVAPLSVSGLLREKLFTERSVVLASATLKLGGDFNGVGASLGLAPEGTTGDDLPVWKGIDVGSPFDYPKQGILYVAKHLSRPARDGDRGDMLDELTELMQSAGGRTLGLFSSMRAAQQAAEELRTRVPELPILLQGEDTLGELIKNFAADPKTCLFGTLSLWQGVDVPGTSCQLVVMDKIPFPRPDDPLMSARQKAVEEAGGNGFMAVAATHAALLMAQGAGRLVRATGDRGVVAVLDPRLATARYGSYLKASLPDFWYTTDRNQVRKSLAAIDTASKAAGA; this is encoded by the coding sequence ATGACGAAGCCATCCCTCCCCGACCTCCTCCACGCCGCCGTCTCCGCCGTCGGCGGCACGGAGCGGCCCGGCCAGGTCACCATGGCCGAGGCCGTGGCCGAGGCCATCGACGACAACTCCCACCTCCTCGTCCAGGCCGGTACCGGCACGGGCAAGTCGCTCGGCTATCTGGTGCCGGCGCTGGCCCAGGGTGAGCGGGTGGTGGTGGCCACGGCCACCCTGGCGCTGCAGCGCCAGCTCGTCGAGCGCGATCTTCCGCGGACGGTCGACGCACTGCATCCGCAGCTGCGTCGCCGCCCGCAGTTCGCCATGCTCAAGGGCCGGTCGAACTACCTCTGTCTGCACCGGCTCCACGAGGGCGTTCCACAGGACGAGGAGGACGGCCTCTTCGACCCCTTCGAGGCGGCCGCACCCACCAGCAAGCTGGGCCAGGACCTGATGCGGCTCCGGGACTGGTCGGACGAGACCGAGACCGGGGACCGGGACGACCTGACTCCGGGCGTCTCCGACAAGGCCTGGGCTCAGGTCTCGGTCTCCTCCCGGGAGTGCCTCGGCGCGAGCAAGTGCGCGTACGGGCCGGAGTGCTTCGCCGAGGCGGCCCGAGAGCGGGCCAAGCTCGCCGACGTCGTCGTCACCAACCACGCCCTGCTCGCCATCGACGCCATCGAGGGCGCCCCCGTGCTCCCGCAGCACGAGGTGCTGATCGTCGACGAGGCGCACGAGCTGGTCTCCCGGGTCACCGGGGTCGCCACCGGCGAGCTCACCCCGGGCCAGGTCAACCGTGCCGTGCGCCGGTCCGCCAAGCTGGTCGACGAGAAGGTCGCCGACCAGTTGCAGACCGCGGCCGAGGGCTTCGAGCGGGTCATGGAGCTGGCCCTGCCGGGCCGCCTGGAGGAGATCCCGGAGGATCTCGCGTACGCCCTGATGGCGCTGCGGGACGCGGCCCGCGCGGTGATCACGGCGCTTGGTTCCACCCGCGACCGGTCCGTGCAGGACGAGGACGCGGTGCGCAAGCAGGCGATGGCCTCCGTGGAGACCGTGCACGGTGTCGCGGAGCGGATCACGCAGGGTTCGGAGTACGACGTCGTCTGGTACGAGCGTCATGACCGCTTCGGGGCATCGGTGCGGGTCGCGCCGCTCAGCGTCTCGGGCCTGCTGAGGGAGAAGCTCTTCACGGAGCGGTCCGTGGTCCTGGCCTCGGCCACGCTCAAGCTGGGCGGCGACTTCAACGGCGTCGGAGCCTCGCTCGGCCTCGCTCCGGAGGGCACCACGGGCGACGACCTGCCCGTCTGGAAGGGGATCGACGTCGGCTCGCCGTTCGACTACCCCAAGCAGGGCATTCTCTACGTCGCCAAGCACCTCTCCCGCCCCGCGCGGGACGGGGACCGGGGCGACATGCTCGATGAGCTGACCGAGCTGATGCAGTCGGCCGGCGGCCGGACGCTCGGTCTCTTCTCGTCCATGCGTGCGGCGCAGCAGGCGGCGGAGGAGCTGCGGACCCGGGTTCCGGAGCTGCCGATCCTGCTCCAGGGCGAGGACACGCTGGGCGAACTGATCAAGAACTTCGCGGCCGATCCGAAGACCTGTCTCTTCGGCACGCTGTCGCTCTGGCAGGGCGTGGATGTCCCGGGGACCAGCTGTCAGCTGGTCGTCATGGACAAGATCCCGTTCCCGCGCCCGGACGATCCGCTGATGAGCGCCCGGCAGAAGGCCGTCGAGGAGGCGGGGGGCAACGGCTTCATGGCGGTCGCGGCGACCCATGCCGCCCTGCTGATGGCCCAGGGCGCGGGCCGCCTCGTGAGGGCCACGGGAGACCGGGGTGTCGTGGCGGTGCTCGATCCCCGCCTGGCGACGGCCCGGTACGGCAGCTATCTGAAGGCCTCGCTGCCCGACTTCTGGTACACGACGGACCGCAACCAGGTACGGAAGTCGCTGGCGGCCATCGACACCGCGTCGAAGGCCGCCGGCGCCTGA
- a CDS encoding arylamine N-acetyltransferase family protein, with protein sequence MVLPLSAHAPAHASRRTVDPLKSPWSWADCSWCHGVTTADPRVEGESGLWSGEELDLDAYLARIGYEIERDGELAPDLPSLTALHRAHVRAIPFENLDVALGRPVPLDLKSLQGKLVGRRRGGYCYEQNSLFAAVLERIGFTVSGRGARNRSRGAALPPITHALLVVTIEGEQWLVDVGFGWQGPIEPVPLRDGARVEQGGWTFGIGAEDEGIHVLRSLSPEGWTDLYAFSPQTLYPGDFSVMNHYSSSHPQSRFLGQVVAQQPGAEVRRVLVRDTLSTVRTGGVREERVVTVGELITTLEGDFGIELDDEERAGLERMHPAGA encoded by the coding sequence ATGGTGCTTCCCCTCTCCGCGCACGCCCCCGCGCACGCCTCGCGTCGTACCGTCGACCCGCTCAAAAGCCCGTGGTCCTGGGCCGATTGCTCATGGTGTCATGGGGTTACGACAGCGGACCCGAGGGTTGAGGGGGAGAGCGGTTTGTGGAGTGGTGAGGAGCTGGATCTCGACGCATATCTGGCTCGAATCGGATATGAGATCGAGCGAGACGGGGAACTCGCCCCTGATCTGCCGTCCTTGACGGCCCTTCACCGGGCGCACGTCCGGGCCATTCCGTTCGAGAACCTCGACGTCGCCCTCGGGCGACCGGTGCCTCTGGACCTGAAGAGCCTGCAGGGCAAGCTCGTCGGGAGGCGGCGCGGCGGCTACTGCTATGAGCAGAACTCGCTGTTCGCGGCCGTCCTCGAACGGATCGGCTTCACGGTGTCCGGGCGCGGAGCCCGCAACCGGTCGCGGGGCGCGGCGCTGCCGCCCATCACGCACGCGCTGCTCGTCGTGACGATCGAGGGCGAACAGTGGCTTGTCGACGTCGGGTTCGGCTGGCAGGGGCCGATCGAACCGGTGCCCCTGCGCGACGGGGCGCGCGTCGAGCAGGGCGGCTGGACGTTCGGGATCGGCGCCGAGGACGAGGGCATCCACGTGCTGCGTTCCCTGTCTCCGGAGGGCTGGACCGATCTGTACGCCTTCTCCCCGCAGACCCTCTACCCCGGTGACTTCAGTGTCATGAACCACTACAGCTCCAGCCATCCGCAGTCGCGTTTCCTCGGCCAGGTCGTGGCCCAGCAGCCAGGTGCGGAGGTGCGCAGAGTATTGGTGCGCGACACGCTCTCGACGGTGCGGACGGGCGGTGTCAGGGAGGAACGCGTCGTGACGGTGGGTGAGTTGATCACGACGCTCGAAGGCGACTTCGGGATCGAACTGGACGACGAGGAGCGCGCGGGTCTGGAACGAATGCACCCGGCGGGAGCCTGA
- the lexA gene encoding transcriptional repressor LexA: protein MTTTADSATITAQDRSQGRLEPVHAMNDTSMNGEDPGRPARALPGRPPGIRADSSGLTDRQRRVIEVIRDSVQRRGYPPSMREIGQAVGLSSTSSVAHQLMALERKGFLRRDPHRPRAYEVRGSDQPSTQPTDTTGKPAASYVPLVGRIAAGGPILAEESVEDVFPLPRQLVGDGELFVLKVVGDSMIEAAICDGDWVTVRRQPVAENGDIVAAMLDGEATVKRFKREDGHVWLLPHNAAYQPIPGDEATILGKVVAVLRRV, encoded by the coding sequence GTGACCACCACCGCAGACAGTGCCACCATCACCGCCCAGGACCGCTCCCAGGGCCGACTCGAGCCGGTGCACGCCATGAATGACACAAGCATGAACGGCGAGGACCCCGGGCGACCTGCCCGCGCCCTCCCCGGGCGACCTCCAGGCATCCGAGCCGACAGCTCCGGTCTCACCGACCGGCAGCGCAGGGTCATCGAAGTCATCCGCGACTCGGTCCAGAGGCGCGGCTACCCGCCGTCGATGCGCGAGATCGGACAGGCGGTCGGCCTGTCCAGCACGTCCTCGGTGGCGCACCAGCTCATGGCGCTCGAGCGAAAGGGCTTCCTCCGCCGCGACCCGCACCGCCCCCGGGCGTACGAGGTACGCGGCTCCGACCAGCCGAGCACCCAGCCGACGGACACCACGGGCAAGCCGGCCGCGTCGTACGTGCCCCTGGTCGGCCGGATCGCGGCCGGTGGCCCGATCCTCGCCGAGGAGTCCGTCGAGGACGTCTTCCCTCTCCCCCGGCAGCTGGTCGGTGACGGCGAGCTGTTCGTCCTCAAGGTCGTCGGCGACTCCATGATCGAGGCCGCCATCTGTGACGGCGACTGGGTCACCGTCCGGCGGCAGCCCGTCGCGGAGAACGGCGACATCGTCGCGGCGATGCTGGACGGCGAGGCCACGGTCAAGCGCTTCAAGCGCGAGGACGGTCATGTCTGGCTGCTCCCGCACAACGCGGCGTACCAGCCGATCCCCGGCGACGAGGCGACGATCCTCGGCAAGGTCGTGGCGGTACTGCGGCGGGTGTGA
- a CDS encoding TerD family protein: MSGLNKGVGRVEVTLKWDPAPIGAPAHDLDIVAGVFTADDPNGAPVHLVHFGSRSPDGTITLHRDSRTGQGFGYDEAMTLELDRLAPRYARVVVGVAIQQGGGRRTFGDIANTGVRVREGYTDLLVHDFADVPDALSATVVEFTRDGAEGWTYRPISHGFEADPQLFGTVLGSVRP; encoded by the coding sequence ATGAGCGGACTCAACAAAGGGGTGGGCCGGGTCGAGGTGACGCTCAAGTGGGACCCTGCCCCGATCGGCGCGCCCGCCCACGACCTGGACATCGTCGCCGGCGTCTTCACGGCCGACGACCCGAACGGAGCGCCGGTCCACCTGGTGCACTTCGGCAGTCGCTCTCCCGACGGCACGATCACGCTGCACCGCGACAGCCGTACGGGCCAGGGATTCGGCTACGACGAGGCCATGACTCTGGAGCTGGACCGGCTGGCACCTCGGTACGCGCGCGTGGTGGTGGGAGTCGCCATACAGCAGGGTGGCGGGCGGCGGACCTTCGGCGACATAGCGAACACGGGCGTCCGGGTCCGCGAGGGCTACACGGACCTGCTGGTCCACGACTTCGCGGACGTGCCGGACGCCCTCTCGGCGACGGTCGTGGAGTTCACCAGGGACGGCGCCGAAGGCTGGACGTACCGCCCGATCAGCCACGGCTTCGAAGCCGACCCCCAGCTGTTCGGCACCGTGCTGGGTTCCGTACGCCCCTGA
- a CDS encoding vitamin B12-dependent ribonucleotide reductase yields the protein MTETASGPARGSRSKGTKATSKGLRIERIHTTPGVHPYDEVAWERRDVVMTNWRDGSINFEQRGVEFPDFWSVNAVNIVTSKYFRGAVGTPQRETGLKQLIDRIVKTYTKAGEEYGYFSSPADAEIFEHELAYALLHQIFSFNSPVWFNVGTPQPQQVSACFILSVDDSMESILDWYKEEGMIFKGGSGAGLNLSRIRSSKELLSSGGNASGPVSFMRGADASAGTIKSGGATRRAAKMVILDVDHPDIEDFIETKVKEEEKIRALRDAGFDMDLGGDDITSVQYQNANNSVRVNDTFMKAVESGGKFGLTSRMTGEVIEEVDAKSLFRKMAEAAWACADPGIQYDDTINHWHTCPESGRINGSNPCSEYMHLDNTSCNLASLNLMKFLKDDGKGNQSFEVERFAKVVELVITAMDISICFADFPTQKIGENTRAYRQLGIGYANLGALLMATGHAYDSDGGRALAGAITSLMTGTSYKRSAELAAVVGAYDGYARNAEPHQRVMQQHADENTKAVRVDDLDSPIWAAATESWQDVIRLGAKNGFRNAQASVIAPTGTIGLAMSCDTTGLEPDLALVKFKKLVGGGSMQIVNGTVPQALRRLGYQEEQIEAIVAHIAENGNVIDAPGLKAEHYEVFDCAMGERSISAMGHVRMMAAIQPWISGALSKTVNLPETATVEDVEEVYFEAWKMGVKALAIYRDNCKVGQPLSAKKKEEEKVEVAAKSEATIREAVEKVVEYRPVRKRLPKGRPGITTSFTVGGAEGYMTANSYPDDGLGEVFLKMSKQGSTLAGMMDAFSIAVSVGLQYGVPLETYVSKFTNMRFEPAGMTDDPDVRMAQSIVDYIFRRLALDFLPFETRSALGIHSAEERQRHLDTGSYEQSDEDEVDIESLAQSAPRAQELKAVAAPAPKIEVPAPKQAHTSAELVEMQLGISADAPLCFSCGTKMQRAGSCYICEGCGSTSGCS from the coding sequence ATGACAGAGACGGCGAGCGGTCCGGCACGTGGTTCTCGTTCCAAGGGAACGAAGGCGACGAGCAAGGGCCTGCGTATCGAGCGCATCCACACCACCCCCGGCGTGCATCCGTACGACGAGGTGGCGTGGGAGCGCCGTGACGTCGTCATGACCAACTGGCGCGACGGCTCGATCAACTTCGAGCAGCGTGGCGTCGAGTTCCCCGACTTCTGGTCGGTGAACGCGGTCAACATCGTCACCAGCAAGTACTTCCGCGGGGCCGTCGGCACCCCGCAGCGCGAGACCGGTCTCAAGCAGCTCATCGACCGGATCGTGAAGACGTACACGAAGGCCGGCGAGGAGTACGGCTACTTCTCCTCGCCCGCCGACGCCGAGATCTTCGAGCACGAGCTGGCCTACGCCCTCCTGCACCAGATCTTCAGCTTCAACTCGCCGGTCTGGTTCAACGTCGGTACCCCCCAGCCCCAGCAGGTCTCCGCCTGCTTCATCCTGTCCGTCGACGACTCCATGGAGTCCATCCTCGACTGGTACAAGGAAGAGGGCATGATCTTCAAGGGCGGCTCCGGCGCCGGCCTGAACCTCTCCCGCATCCGCTCCTCCAAGGAGCTGCTCTCCTCCGGTGGCAACGCCTCCGGCCCGGTCTCGTTCATGCGCGGCGCCGACGCCTCCGCCGGAACGATCAAGTCGGGCGGCGCGACCCGCCGTGCGGCCAAGATGGTCATCCTCGACGTCGACCACCCCGACATCGAGGACTTCATCGAGACCAAGGTCAAGGAGGAGGAGAAGATCCGCGCCCTCCGCGACGCGGGCTTCGACATGGACCTGGGCGGCGACGACATCACGTCCGTCCAGTACCAGAACGCCAACAACTCCGTCCGCGTGAACGACACGTTCATGAAGGCCGTCGAGTCCGGCGGGAAGTTCGGTCTCACCTCCCGTATGACCGGCGAGGTCATCGAGGAGGTCGACGCCAAGTCGCTCTTCCGCAAGATGGCCGAGGCCGCGTGGGCCTGTGCCGACCCGGGCATTCAGTACGACGACACGATCAACCACTGGCACACGTGCCCGGAGTCCGGCCGGATCAACGGCTCGAACCCGTGCAGCGAGTACATGCACCTGGACAACACGTCCTGCAACCTCGCCTCGCTGAACCTGATGAAGTTCCTCAAGGACGACGGCAAGGGCAACCAGTCCTTCGAGGTCGAGCGCTTCGCCAAGGTCGTCGAGCTCGTCATCACCGCGATGGACATCTCCATCTGCTTCGCCGACTTCCCCACCCAGAAGATCGGCGAGAACACCCGCGCCTACCGCCAGCTCGGCATCGGCTACGCCAACCTCGGCGCCCTGCTGATGGCGACCGGCCACGCGTACGACTCCGACGGCGGCCGCGCCCTCGCCGGCGCCATCACCTCCCTGATGACCGGCACGTCGTACAAGCGCTCCGCCGAGCTCGCCGCGGTCGTCGGTGCGTACGACGGCTACGCCCGCAACGCCGAGCCGCACCAGCGCGTCATGCAGCAGCACGCCGACGAGAACACCAAGGCCGTCCGCGTGGACGACCTCGACTCGCCGATCTGGGCCGCCGCCACGGAGTCCTGGCAGGACGTGATCCGCCTCGGCGCCAAGAACGGCTTCCGCAACGCCCAGGCCTCGGTCATCGCCCCGACCGGCACCATCGGTCTCGCGATGTCCTGCGACACCACCGGCCTCGAGCCCGACCTCGCCCTGGTCAAGTTCAAGAAGCTGGTCGGCGGCGGCTCGATGCAGATCGTCAACGGCACCGTCCCGCAGGCCCTGCGCCGCCTGGGCTACCAGGAGGAGCAGATCGAGGCGATCGTCGCCCACATCGCCGAGAACGGCAATGTGATCGACGCCCCCGGTCTGAAGGCCGAGCACTACGAGGTCTTCGACTGCGCCATGGGCGAGCGCTCCATCTCCGCGATGGGCCACGTCCGCATGATGGCCGCCATCCAGCCGTGGATCTCGGGCGCCCTCTCCAAGACCGTGAACCTGCCGGAGACGGCCACGGTCGAGGACGTCGAGGAGGTCTACTTCGAGGCCTGGAAGATGGGCGTCAAGGCGCTCGCCATCTACCGCGACAACTGCAAGGTCGGCCAGCCCCTCTCCGCCAAGAAGAAGGAGGAGGAGAAGGTCGAGGTCGCCGCGAAGTCCGAGGCGACGATCCGCGAGGCCGTCGAGAAGGTCGTCGAGTACCGTCCGGTCCGCAAGCGCCTGCCCAAGGGCCGTCCGGGGATCACCACCTCCTTCACCGTCGGTGGCGCCGAGGGCTACATGACCGCCAACTCCTACCCGGACGACGGTCTCGGCGAGGTCTTCCTCAAGATGTCCAAGCAGGGTTCGACGCTCGCCGGCATGATGGACGCCTTCTCCATCGCCGTCTCCGTCGGTCTGCAGTACGGCGTCCCGCTGGAGACGTACGTCTCGAAGTTCACCAACATGCGCTTCGAGCCGGCCGGCATGACCGACGACCCGGACGTGCGGATGGCGCAGTCGATCGTCGACTACATCTTCCGTCGCCTGGCGCTGGACTTCCTGCCCTTCGAGACCCGCTCCGCGCTCGGCATCCACTCGGCCGAGGAGCGTCAGCGCCACCTGGACACCGGCTCGTACGAGCAGTCCGACGAGGACGAGGTCGACATCGAGAGCCTCGCCCAGTCGGCGCCCCGCGCCCAGGAGCTGAAGGCCGTCGCGGCCCCGGCCCCGAAGATCGAGGTGCCGGCCCCCAAGCAGGCGCACACCTCGGCGGAGCTCGTCGAGATGCAGCTCGGCATCAGTGCCGACGCCCCGCTCTGCTTCTCCTGCGGGACGAAGATGCAGCGCGCCGGCTCCTGCTACATCTGCGAGGGCTGCGGCTCGACCAGTGGCTGCAGCTGA
- a CDS encoding IucA/IucC family protein, whose product MSPAPHDSAQPTHSAPSPDSSPTAGTPPVPKPTPAPKPIPAPGPAPAPAPTTAPELLAPPELNAAAWSRASSRLLAKAVAEFAYEEIVEPAPVADRPDLHTLRLDDGTALTFQARRGAYGSWYVAADSITHEGRPMTDALDFLVRARRLLQLDGATLGHLIRELSATLAADARLDHTALPAARLADLSYAELEGHQTGHPWLVLNKGRIGFSAADAARWAPEARRATRLPWIAVSNRLAAYRGVSGLDTPDRLYAQELDPEVQAAFRAELTARGHQPDGYLLLPVHPWQWDEILLPLYAPAIAAGTVVPLSSDGDLRLPQQSVRTFLNTSRPDRHTVKLPLSVLNTLVWRGLPTERTLAAPAVTTWVHGLRDADPFLRDECGVILLGEVASVTVEHPLYDRLPEVPYQYKELLGAIWREPLRLPPGERARTLASLLHTDPAGRAFVAELVERSGLAPDVWLQRLFAALLPPLLHFLYRYGTVFSPHGENAIVVYDEDDVPVRLAIKDFVDDVNISAQPLPEHDTLPDDVRAVLLTEEPDFLVQFIHSGLFVGVFRYLAPLCEEQLEVPETDFWSLVRAEILRHQARFPELKERFELFDLLTPRIERLCLNRNRLHLDGYRDRPERPHAAVHGTVPNPLA is encoded by the coding sequence ATGTCCCCTGCACCCCACGACTCCGCACAGCCCACGCACTCCGCACCGTCTCCCGACTCTTCGCCCACGGCCGGAACGCCGCCCGTACCCAAGCCGACTCCGGCACCCAAGCCGATTCCGGCACCCGGACCGGCGCCGGCACCCGCACCGACGACGGCACCCGAACTGCTCGCGCCCCCCGAGCTGAACGCCGCCGCCTGGAGCAGGGCCTCCTCCCGACTGCTGGCCAAGGCCGTCGCCGAGTTCGCCTACGAGGAGATCGTCGAACCCGCCCCCGTGGCAGATCGACCCGACCTCCACACCCTGCGGCTCGACGACGGCACCGCCCTCACCTTCCAGGCCCGCCGAGGCGCCTACGGCAGCTGGTACGTCGCCGCCGACTCGATCACCCACGAGGGCCGGCCCATGACCGACGCCCTCGACTTCCTGGTCCGGGCCCGCCGACTCCTGCAGCTCGACGGCGCCACCCTCGGCCATCTCATCCGCGAGCTCTCCGCCACCCTCGCCGCCGACGCCCGCCTCGACCACACCGCCCTCCCCGCCGCCCGGCTCGCCGACCTCTCCTACGCGGAACTCGAAGGGCACCAGACCGGCCACCCCTGGCTCGTCCTCAACAAGGGCCGCATCGGCTTCTCCGCAGCCGACGCCGCGCGCTGGGCCCCCGAGGCCCGCCGCGCCACCCGGCTGCCGTGGATCGCGGTCAGCAACCGCCTTGCCGCCTACCGGGGGGTGTCCGGCCTCGACACCCCCGACCGCCTCTACGCCCAGGAGCTCGACCCCGAGGTCCAGGCGGCCTTCCGCGCCGAGCTGACCGCCCGCGGCCACCAACCCGACGGCTACCTCCTGCTGCCCGTCCACCCCTGGCAGTGGGACGAGATCCTGCTCCCGCTCTACGCCCCGGCCATCGCCGCCGGGACCGTCGTCCCGCTCTCCTCGGACGGCGACCTCCGCCTGCCGCAGCAGTCGGTCCGTACGTTCCTCAACACCAGTCGCCCCGACCGGCACACCGTCAAACTCCCGCTGTCGGTGCTCAACACCCTCGTCTGGCGCGGACTGCCCACCGAACGCACCCTCGCCGCACCCGCCGTCACCACCTGGGTCCACGGCCTCCGTGACGCCGATCCGTTCCTCCGGGACGAATGCGGGGTGATCCTCCTCGGCGAGGTCGCCTCCGTCACCGTCGAGCACCCCCTGTACGACCGCCTGCCCGAAGTCCCGTACCAGTACAAGGAACTCCTCGGCGCGATCTGGCGCGAACCGCTCCGGCTGCCCCCGGGGGAGCGGGCCCGTACCCTCGCCTCCCTGCTCCACACGGACCCCGCCGGGCGGGCGTTCGTCGCCGAACTCGTCGAGCGCTCCGGGCTCGCCCCCGACGTCTGGCTCCAGCGCCTCTTCGCCGCCCTGCTGCCGCCGCTGCTGCACTTCCTCTACCGGTACGGCACGGTCTTCTCCCCGCACGGCGAGAACGCCATCGTCGTCTACGACGAAGACGACGTCCCCGTACGTCTGGCGATCAAGGACTTCGTCGACGACGTGAACATCAGCGCCCAGCCACTGCCCGAGCACGACACCCTGCCGGACGACGTGCGCGCCGTCCTCCTCACCGAGGAACCCGACTTCCTCGTCCAGTTCATCCATTCGGGGCTCTTCGTCGGTGTCTTCCGTTATCTGGCTCCGCTCTGCGAGGAACAACTCGAGGTGCCCGAGACGGACTTCTGGTCCCTCGTCCGCGCCGAGATCCTCCGCCACCAGGCGCGCTTCCCCGAGCTGAAGGAACGGTTCGAGCTCTTCGACCTCCTCACCCCCCGGATCGAGCGGCTCTGCCTCAACCGCAACCGTCTGCACCTGGACGGCTACCGGGACCGCCCCGAGCGCCCCCACGCGGCCGTCCACGGGACCGTCCCCAACCCGCTCGCGTGA
- a CDS encoding TetR/AcrR family transcriptional regulator: MRPGGRTARTRAAVRDAVLTGLSEHGYPALTVEYVAEHSGVHKTTLYRRWGSVEGLLADALDLASEDAWTPPDTGSLSGDLRALAHEVVDAFGHPAAGAAPTAFVGAAFQSARAADALHAFYAERFRRCEAVVSRAVARGEAPRDTDAGAVVRAVSAPLFLRLFVTREPIDGALADQAARAVLAGIEAGAFLPA, translated from the coding sequence ATGCGCCCCGGCGGCCGCACCGCCCGTACCAGGGCAGCCGTCCGCGACGCCGTCCTGACCGGCCTGTCCGAGCACGGCTACCCCGCCCTGACCGTGGAGTACGTGGCGGAGCACTCGGGCGTCCACAAGACGACGCTCTACCGCCGTTGGGGCAGCGTCGAAGGCCTCCTGGCCGACGCGCTCGACCTGGCGAGCGAGGACGCCTGGACGCCGCCGGACACCGGGAGTCTCTCCGGAGATCTGCGCGCACTCGCGCACGAGGTCGTCGACGCCTTCGGCCATCCCGCGGCCGGCGCCGCCCCGACGGCGTTCGTCGGCGCCGCATTCCAGTCCGCGCGCGCCGCCGACGCCCTGCACGCCTTCTACGCCGAGCGCTTCCGGCGCTGCGAGGCGGTCGTCTCCCGGGCTGTCGCCCGCGGCGAAGCGCCACGGGACACCGACGCGGGAGCCGTCGTCCGGGCGGTCTCGGCCCCCCTGTTCCTCCGCCTCTTCGTCACCCGCGAACCGATCGACGGCGCACTCGCGGACCAGGCGGCACGCGCGGTTCTGGCGGGGATCGAAGCGGGCGCGTTCCTCCCGGCCTAG